The Pleuronectes platessa chromosome 13, fPlePla1.1, whole genome shotgun sequence genome includes a window with the following:
- the LOC128454264 gene encoding gastrula zinc finger protein XlCGF57.1, whose translation MVFVPSETQSEERRNMSAVQLLRVSVHERISAAAEDFLLQVEKGEGKDQVPELRAMLTERLAAAGEQILAGLEEILLEYEDRVGRSEREICRQRRLLDAAMKPVVRLNRAVCPADIQQLVVIKEEVPPEEQHLSPLVDPEDLEPPHIKEEQEELWTNQDGQQLQGLKEADIKFTLTPVAVKSEEDEEKLKSSKLHPSETKENRADCGGPEPARNSGPDGRLQPGPEDKTEDSSETEVSEDEWMETRETQTGLNTRNNKQHLSDMGCKTEKKTFSCSECGKGFRHRGNLNEHMRIHTGEKPFSCSECCKRFSLRSHLNRHMRFHTGEKQFSCSECDKGFNHRGHLNIHMRSHTGEKPFSCSDCGKRFSDRSHLNRHMRIHTGEKLFSCSECGKRFNHKGHFNTHMRSHTGEKPFSCSDCVKRFSDRSHLNRHMRIHTGEKLFSCSECGKRFSDRSHLNRHMRIHTGEKLFSCSECGKRFNHKGHFNTHMRNHTGEKLFRCSECGKRFNERSKLKTHMRSHTGEKPFSCSECRKSFNQRSNLNTHMSSHTEEKPFSCPECDKEFRQRSDLKTHMRIHTREKPFS comes from the exons ATGGTCTTTGTcccctcagagactcagagtgaggagaggaggaacatgtccgccgtgcagctgctgcgggtgtcggtacatgagcggatcagcgctgccgctgaagacttcctgctgcaggtggagaaaggagaAGGAAAGGATCAAGTCCCGGAGCTGAGAGCGATGCTCACTGAGCGGCTCGCGGCGGCGGGGGAACAGATCCTCGCGGGGCTTGAGGAAATCTTGTTAGAGTACGAGGACCGAGTGGGGCGGTCCGAGCGGGAGATCTGCCgacagaggaggctgctcgatgccgCGATGAAGCCAGTAGTCCGGCTgaacagagcag tgtgtcctgcagacaTCCAGCAACTGGTGGTGATTAAAGAAGAGGTCCCCCCTGAGGAGCAGCACTTGAGCCCCCTTGTGGACCCGGAGGACTTagagcccccccacattaaagaggaacaggaggaactgtggaccaatcaggatggacagcagcttcaaggactgaaggaggctgatatcaagttcacattgactcctgtcgctgtgaagagtgaagaagatgaagagaaacttaaatcgtcaaagcttcatcccagtgagacgaaggagaacagagcggactgtggaggaccagaaccagcaaggaactcaggtcctgatggacgtttacaaccaggtcctgaggacaagactgaagactcttctgagactgaagtcagtgaggatgaatggatggagaccagggaaactcagactggtttaaatacaagaaataacaaacagcatCTAAGTGATATGGGatgtaagacagaaaaaaaaacgtttagttgttctgagtgtggtaaaggaTTTCGCCATAGGGGCAATCTAAAtgaacatatgaggattcatacaggagagaaaccgtttagttgctctgagtgttgTAAAAGATTTAGCCTTAGGAGCcatctaaatagacatatgaggtttcatacaggagagaaacagtttagttgctctgagtgtgataaaGGATTTAATCATAGGGGCcatctaaatatacatatgaggagtcatacaggagagaaaccgtttagttgctctgattgtggtaaaagatttagcgATAGGAGCcatctaaatagacatatgaggattcatacaggagagaaactttttagttgctctgagtgtggtaaaagatttaaccataAGGGCCACTttaatacacatatgaggagtcatacaggagagaaaccgtttagttgctctgattGTGTTAAAAGATTTAGCGATAGGAGCcatctaaatagacatatgaggattcatacaggagagaaactttttagttgctctgagtgtggtaaaagatttagcgATAGGAGCcatctaaatagacatatgaggattcatacaggagagaaactttttagttgctctgagtgtggtaaaagatttaaccataAGGGCCACTttaatacacatatgaggaatcatacaggagagaaactctTTAgatgctctgagtgtggtaaaagatttaacgaAAGAAGCAAACTAAAAACGCATATGAgaagtcatacaggagagaaaccgtttagctGCTCTGAGTGTCGTAAAAGTTTTAACCAAAGGTcaaatctaaatacacatatgagcaGTCATACAgaagagaaaccgtttagttgcccTGAGTGTGATAAAGAATTTCGCCAAAGGAGCGATCTAAaaacacatatgaggattcatacaagagagaaaccgtttagttga